The following coding sequences are from one Musa acuminata AAA Group cultivar baxijiao chromosome BXJ2-4, Cavendish_Baxijiao_AAA, whole genome shotgun sequence window:
- the LOC135585389 gene encoding uncharacterized protein LOC135585389 isoform X1, translating into MFETNLRWGRAHGEDRFYTTVKPRRNNRRGHQRGPRRSQNGVASSAARESPSPPPVSKEDDRVGLGKPASKPLAASASPSPSSTEVAQPCNLDRFLESTTPSVPAQYLSKTTMRGRRTCDVEFSPYFALSDLWESFKESSAYGIGVPLLLNGCHSVVQYYVPFLSGIQLYGQSNRPSADSCEENDRDCHDSSSNKSSNGSSDYGNKKGLKDSSTWISNQTNQSLSKSYASEKQGHKQQLSSGNDICFGNSQGYLIFEFLEQDPPFAREPLAGKISDLARNFPALKTLRSCDLLPSSWFSVAWYPIYRIPTGPTLKDLDACFLTFHSLSTPAKDAGGACQTVTHPQGVPRISLPVFGLAFYKFKSTVWTPGGSESPLANSLLQAAENWLQLRRVEHPDFSFFVTHHAYRN; encoded by the exons ATGTTCGAGACGAACTTGAGGTGGGGGCGTGCGCACGGGGAGGATCGATTCTACACCACCGTCAAACCACGCCGGAACAACCGCCGCGGCCACCAGCGGGGCCCGCGAAGGTCCCAAAACGGCGTCGCATCCTCCGCCGCCAGAGAGTCCCCTTCCCCTCCGCCTGTTTCCAAGGAGGATGACCGAGTTGGACTGGGGAAGCCGGCTTCGAAGCCCCTGGCCGCGTccgcttccccttccccttcgtcGACGGAGGTCGCTCAGCCCTGTAACTTGGACCGGTTCTTAGAGTCCACCACCCCATCGGTTCCGGCTCAATACCTGTCTAAG ACAACGATGAGGGGTCGGAGGACTTGCGATGTGGAGTTTAGCCCTTACTTTGCTCTGTCGGACCTCTGGGAGTCCTTTAAGGAGTCGAGTGCTTACGGTATCggtgttcctcttcttcttaatGGATGTCACAGCGTCGTTCAGTATTACGTTCCTTTCTTGTCTGGGATTCAGTTATACGGTCAATCGAACAGGCCGTCTGCTGATTCTTG CGAGGAGAATGATAGAGATTGTCATGATTCTAGTAGTAACAAGAGTAGTAATGGAAGCAGCGACTATGGGAATAAGAAGGGCCTGAAGGATTCAAGCACATGGATTTCAAACCAGACAAATCAGAGTCTGAGCAAGTCGTATGCTAGTGAGAAACAAGGACACAAGCAACAGTTATCCTCAGGCAATGATATTTGTTTTGGAAATTCTCAAGGTTACTTGATCTTTGAGTTCCTTGAACAGGATCCTCCATTCGCTCGTGAACCCTTGGCTGGCAAG ATTTCAGATCTTGCTCGGAACTTTCCAGCACTAAAGACTCTTAGAAGTTGTGATCTTTTGCCATCTAGTTGGTTTTCTGTTGCATG GTATCCTATATACCGGATACCAACAGGCCCAACACTAAAGGATCTGGATGCTTGCTTTCTGACCTTCCATTCCCTTTCTACACCAGCTAAAG ATGCTGGTGGTGCTTGCCAAACTGTTACCCATCCGCAGGGGGTTCCCAGGATATCTCTGCCAGTTTTCGGGTTAGCATTCTACAAGTTCAAAAGCACAGTATGGACTCCTGGAGGATCTGAGTCGCCACTGGCAAACTCCCTCCTGCAAGCTGCGGAAAACTGGCTGCAGCTGCGTCGTGTTGAACATCCAGATTTCTCATTTTTCGTTACACATCATGCGTACCGAAATTAA
- the LOC135585389 gene encoding uncharacterized protein LOC135585389 isoform X2: protein MFETNLRWGRAHGEDRFYTTVKPRRNNRRGHQRGPRRSQNGVASSAARESPSPPPVSKEDDRVGLGKPASKPLAASASPSPSSTEVAQPCNLDRFLESTTPSVPAQYLSKTTMRGRRTCDVEFSPYFALSDLWESFKESSAYGIGVPLLLNGCHSVVQYYVPFLSGIQLYGQSNRPSADSCEENDRDCHDSSSNKSSNGSSDYGNKKGLKDSSTWISNQTNQSLSKSYASEKQGHKQQLSSGNDICFGNSQGYLIFEFLEQDPPFAREPLAGKISDLARNFPALKTLRSCDLLPSSWFSVAWYPIYRIPTGPTLKDLDACFLTFHSLSTPAKGNVYSSNFY, encoded by the exons ATGTTCGAGACGAACTTGAGGTGGGGGCGTGCGCACGGGGAGGATCGATTCTACACCACCGTCAAACCACGCCGGAACAACCGCCGCGGCCACCAGCGGGGCCCGCGAAGGTCCCAAAACGGCGTCGCATCCTCCGCCGCCAGAGAGTCCCCTTCCCCTCCGCCTGTTTCCAAGGAGGATGACCGAGTTGGACTGGGGAAGCCGGCTTCGAAGCCCCTGGCCGCGTccgcttccccttccccttcgtcGACGGAGGTCGCTCAGCCCTGTAACTTGGACCGGTTCTTAGAGTCCACCACCCCATCGGTTCCGGCTCAATACCTGTCTAAG ACAACGATGAGGGGTCGGAGGACTTGCGATGTGGAGTTTAGCCCTTACTTTGCTCTGTCGGACCTCTGGGAGTCCTTTAAGGAGTCGAGTGCTTACGGTATCggtgttcctcttcttcttaatGGATGTCACAGCGTCGTTCAGTATTACGTTCCTTTCTTGTCTGGGATTCAGTTATACGGTCAATCGAACAGGCCGTCTGCTGATTCTTG CGAGGAGAATGATAGAGATTGTCATGATTCTAGTAGTAACAAGAGTAGTAATGGAAGCAGCGACTATGGGAATAAGAAGGGCCTGAAGGATTCAAGCACATGGATTTCAAACCAGACAAATCAGAGTCTGAGCAAGTCGTATGCTAGTGAGAAACAAGGACACAAGCAACAGTTATCCTCAGGCAATGATATTTGTTTTGGAAATTCTCAAGGTTACTTGATCTTTGAGTTCCTTGAACAGGATCCTCCATTCGCTCGTGAACCCTTGGCTGGCAAG ATTTCAGATCTTGCTCGGAACTTTCCAGCACTAAAGACTCTTAGAAGTTGTGATCTTTTGCCATCTAGTTGGTTTTCTGTTGCATG GTATCCTATATACCGGATACCAACAGGCCCAACACTAAAGGATCTGGATGCTTGCTTTCTGACCTTCCATTCCCTTTCTACACCAGCTAAAGGCAACGTCTACTCTTCTAATTTTTACTGA
- the LOC103983454 gene encoding protein SAR DEFICIENT 1 isoform X1: protein MEAKRHWDDSDENSDQSADKRIKRLPSFSTVIKEAVTANKLQKAFFALEPFLRKVVQEEVGTLMHRIYSCPPRSIQMQIEATDQSSLKLIFKRPLSQPIFTGTKIEDIENNPLQILVVDTNSGVEAASALRHLLPIKLELAALEGDFPSGVQEDWTSDEFQNKIVKERTGKRPLVVGDVNVTLRDGAVIIPELIFTDNSSWGKSGMFRIGARVVPGSYDGPRIREAMTEPFKVKDHRGESYKKHYPPALDDAVWRLEKIGKGGKFHSKLAANKINTVQDFLMLLSVDPDRLREILGQGMTDRAWEVTTNHAKTSIVGDKHYVHRGPNCNLVLNSVCEVVSIIAGNNTYGLQDLINRDDRAWVMQLAREAYEHWHDLEEYEALSDGDVPLNHTDVQMTQGVVEPLPLYADQENGSLLCQFGPPQPF from the exons ATGGAGGCTAAGAGGCACTGGGATGACTCCGATGAGAATTCGGATCAGTCGGCGGATAAAAGAATCAAGCGCCTCCCTTCGTTCTCAAC GGTGATAAAAGAAGCTGTCACGGCGAACAAATTGCAGAAAGCATTTTTTGCCTTGGAGCCGTTCCTTCGCAAAGTG GTGCAAGAGGAAGTGGGAACACTGATGCACAGAATCTACTCCTGCCCTCCAAG GTCCATCCAAATGCAAATTGAAGCTACAGATCAATCAAGCTTGAAACTTATCTTCAAGAGGCCGCTGTCACAGCCCATCTTCACCGGAACCAAGATAGAAGACATCGAGAACAATCCTCTCCAGATTCTTGTTGTAGACACTAATAGTGGTGTGGAAGCTGCCTCAGCGTTGCGCCATCTACTCCCTATCAAGCTCGAACTAGCTGCCCTGGAGGGAGATTTCCCTTCCGGGGTTCAGGAGGATTGGACCAGTGACGAGTTCCAAAACAAAATAGTGAAGGAAAGAACCGGGAAGAGGCCACTGGTCGTCGGAGATGTCAACGTCACGCTAAGGGATGGAGCTGTGATCATACCCGAGCTAATCTTCACCGATAATTCAAGCTGGGGAAAGAGCGGGATGTTCCGGATCGGTGCTCGGGTTGTGCCGGGTAGCTACGATGGGCCAAGAATTAGAGAAGCCATGACCGAGCCTTTCAAGGTGAAAGACCACAGAGGAGAAT CGTACAAGAAGCATTATCCTCCAGCTCTGGACGACGCGGTATGGCGGCTCGAGAAGATCGGCAAGGGTGGTAAGTTCCACAGCAAGCTTGCGGCCAACAAAATCAACACGGTCCAGGACTTCTTGATGCTGTTGTCTGTCGACCCGGATCGCCTCCGAGAG ATACTGGGACAAGGGATGACAGATCGGGCGTGGGAGGTGACCACCAATCACGCGAAGACCTCCATCGTGGGCGACAAGCATTACGTGCACCGAGGCCCCAACTGCAACCTCGTCCTCAACTCAGTTTGCGAAGTTGTGAGCATTATCGCCGGAAATAACACATACGGCTTACAGGATCTCATCAATCGAGATGACAGA GCCTGGGTGATGCAATTAGCTCGAGAAGCGTACGAACACTGGCATGACTTGGAAGAGTACGAAGCATTGTCTGATGGAGATGTTCCTTTAAATCACA CAGATGTGCAGATGACACAAGGTGTTGTGGAACCATTGCCTCTGTACGCTGACCAAGAGAATGGATCGCTGCTGTGTCAGTTTGGTCCTCCGCAGCCCTTCTGA
- the LOC103983454 gene encoding protein SAR DEFICIENT 1 isoform X2, with amino-acid sequence MEAKRHWDDSDENSDQSADKRIKRLPSFSTVIKEAVTANKLQKAFFALEPFLRKVVQEEVGTLMHRIYSCPPRSIQMQIEATDQSSLKLIFKRPLSQPIFTGTKIEDIENNPLQILVVDTNSGVEAASALRHLLPIKLELAALEGDFPSGVQEDWTSDEFQNKIVKERTGKRPLVVGDVNVTLRDGAVIIPELIFTDNSSWGKSGMFRIGARVVPGSYDGPRIREAMTEPFKVKDHRGESYKKHYPPALDDAVWRLEKIGKGGKFHSKLAANKINTVQDFLMLLSVDPDRLREILGQGMTDRAWEVTTNHAKTSIVGDKHYVHRGPNCNLVLNSVCEVVSIIAGNNTYGLQDLINRDDRAWVMQLAREAYEHWHDLEEYEALSDGDVPLNHNVQMTQGVVEPLPLYADQENGSLLCQFGPPQPF; translated from the exons ATGGAGGCTAAGAGGCACTGGGATGACTCCGATGAGAATTCGGATCAGTCGGCGGATAAAAGAATCAAGCGCCTCCCTTCGTTCTCAAC GGTGATAAAAGAAGCTGTCACGGCGAACAAATTGCAGAAAGCATTTTTTGCCTTGGAGCCGTTCCTTCGCAAAGTG GTGCAAGAGGAAGTGGGAACACTGATGCACAGAATCTACTCCTGCCCTCCAAG GTCCATCCAAATGCAAATTGAAGCTACAGATCAATCAAGCTTGAAACTTATCTTCAAGAGGCCGCTGTCACAGCCCATCTTCACCGGAACCAAGATAGAAGACATCGAGAACAATCCTCTCCAGATTCTTGTTGTAGACACTAATAGTGGTGTGGAAGCTGCCTCAGCGTTGCGCCATCTACTCCCTATCAAGCTCGAACTAGCTGCCCTGGAGGGAGATTTCCCTTCCGGGGTTCAGGAGGATTGGACCAGTGACGAGTTCCAAAACAAAATAGTGAAGGAAAGAACCGGGAAGAGGCCACTGGTCGTCGGAGATGTCAACGTCACGCTAAGGGATGGAGCTGTGATCATACCCGAGCTAATCTTCACCGATAATTCAAGCTGGGGAAAGAGCGGGATGTTCCGGATCGGTGCTCGGGTTGTGCCGGGTAGCTACGATGGGCCAAGAATTAGAGAAGCCATGACCGAGCCTTTCAAGGTGAAAGACCACAGAGGAGAAT CGTACAAGAAGCATTATCCTCCAGCTCTGGACGACGCGGTATGGCGGCTCGAGAAGATCGGCAAGGGTGGTAAGTTCCACAGCAAGCTTGCGGCCAACAAAATCAACACGGTCCAGGACTTCTTGATGCTGTTGTCTGTCGACCCGGATCGCCTCCGAGAG ATACTGGGACAAGGGATGACAGATCGGGCGTGGGAGGTGACCACCAATCACGCGAAGACCTCCATCGTGGGCGACAAGCATTACGTGCACCGAGGCCCCAACTGCAACCTCGTCCTCAACTCAGTTTGCGAAGTTGTGAGCATTATCGCCGGAAATAACACATACGGCTTACAGGATCTCATCAATCGAGATGACAGA GCCTGGGTGATGCAATTAGCTCGAGAAGCGTACGAACACTGGCATGACTTGGAAGAGTACGAAGCATTGTCTGATGGAGATGTTCCTTTAAATCACA ATGTGCAGATGACACAAGGTGTTGTGGAACCATTGCCTCTGTACGCTGACCAAGAGAATGGATCGCTGCTGTGTCAGTTTGGTCCTCCGCAGCCCTTCTGA
- the LOC103982829 gene encoding uncharacterized protein LOC103982829, with the protein MAAFSSFPAPSAFSFGSSPLQGPKLHMKRRSALLVAACDKDANDHDFSGRIVDENMAVLRERIHEMKVGVKKYEAPSEWMGWEKQYHERYRLDVCELMGMVQRWLLSSRPCVGLACVAVVALSLPTTVLVTVFYRVMSVVAGRGGGGGGS; encoded by the coding sequence ATGGCCGCCTTCTCCTCTTTCCCCGCTCCGTCGGCGTTCTCCTTTGGATCTTCTCCTCTGCAAGGACCCAAACTCCACATGAAGCGGAGATCAGCGTTGCTTGTTGCTGCCTGTGACAAGGACGCCAATGACCACGACTTCAGCGGTCGGATCGTCGACGAGAACATGGCCGTGCTCCGTGAGAGGATTCACGAGATGAAGGTGGGCGTGAAGAAGTACGAGGCGCCGTCGGAGTGGATGGGGTGGGAGAAGCAATACCACGAGAGATACCGATTAGATGTTTGTGAACTCATGGGGATGGTGCAGAGGTGGTTGCTGAGCTCTCGGCCCTGTGTGGGCTTGGCGTGCGTGGCGGTGGTCGCGTTGAGCTTGCCAACGACGGTGCTCGTGACCGTATTCTATCGAGTGATGTCCGTCGTTGCCGgacgtggtggcggcggcggtggttcGTGA
- the LOC135609219 gene encoding beta-1,2-xylosyltransferase XYXT1-like, translating to MRSSDSFSHQNSRRLSLAALCGCLVIVTAILTCLMDSTSNTIASLSLQLSSYRNVSLHMVEEPNTEGQDVAAPKVPQALKENQGRKESSAGAVSTSPSSTMEEKKLDESRAGNQTVPLQQQYEEKQGGGDDSSYESLAKESRVVCDFTAPRSDTCWMDGDVRVLGKSSLVMLASPPTDRAPTHNTTWKIRPYPRKWESTMELIKELTVTVAAEPDQAPRCMVNHSVPAVFFSTGGFVGNYFHDFTDVIIPLFMTSRRFNGEVRLVVTDFNHQFMDKYQQILKQLTHYPAINLDADDRVHCFPHAHLGLFSHRALGIDSSKSPDGISMSDFRSFLRKSFSLRRAHSKEIDLRSRRKPRLLLILRKGSRSFVNEREVMRMVKGLGFKLITAGPEETKNISRFAQVVNSVDVLMGIHGAGLANMVFLPSNATVVQIIPCCGLADGCRYIFGEPAPDMGVRYVEYEIRVEESSLAEQYPRDHEVFRNPISIQKQQGFNEFWNIFLNKQKVKLDVPRFRSTLSQVLQSIKHQK from the exons ATGAGGTCCTCTGATAGCTTCAGCCATCAAAACTCGAGGAGGCTCAGCCTCGCTGCCCTCTGTGGATGCCTTGTGATCGTGACCGCGATTCTTACATGTCTCATGGACTCCACTTCCAACACCATCGCTTCAT TAAGTCTACAGCTATCGAGCTATAGGAATGTATCTTTGCACATGGTGGAGGAACCCAACACCGAAGGACAAG ATGTAGCAGCACCAAAGGTTCCACAGGCATTGAAAGAAAACCAAGGAAGGAAGGAATCAAGTGCAG GTGCAGTTTCGACTTCACCTTCTTCAACAATGGAAGAAAAGAAGCTGGATGAATCAAGGGCAG GCAATCAAACTGTGCCACTGCAGCAACAGTACGAAGAAAAGCAAGGCGGTGGTGATGACTCGAGCTATG AGAGTTTGGCCAAGGAGAGCAGAGTGGTATGTGATTTTACGGCGCCAAGATCAGATACGTGTTGGATGGATGGAGACGTTAGGGTTCTTGGCAAATCATCCCTCGTCATGTTAGCTTCGCCGCCTACAGATCGAGCTCCCACACACAACACGACATGGAAGATCAGACCATACCCGAGGAAGTGGGAATCAACGATGGAGCTCATCAAGGAGCTCACCGTGACAGTGGCAGCTGAGCCTGATCAAGCCCCTCGCTGCATGGTGAACCACAGCGTCCCCGCTGTATTCTTCTCCACCGGAGGATTCGTCGGCAACTACTTCCATGACTTCACCGACGTGATCATCCCCCTGTTTATGACCTCGCGACGATTCAACGGGGAGGTTCGGCTCGTCGTGACCGACTTCAATCACCAGTTCATGGACAAGTACCAGCAAATACTGAAGCAGCTCACGCACTACCCGGCCATCAACTTGGACGCAGATGACAGAGTGCACTGCTTTCCCCATGCACACCTGGGTCTTTTCAGCCACAGAGCTCTGGGCATCGACTCCTCCAAGTCTCCAGACGGGATCTCCATGAGCGACTTCAGAAGTTTCCTGAGGAAGTCCTTCTCACTCAGGCGAGCGCATAGCAAGGAAATCGACCTCCGGTCGAGGAGGAAGCCGAGGTTGCTGCTAATTCTCCGGAAAGGATCCCGGTCTTTCGTCAACGAGAGAGAAGTGATGCGGATGGTGAAAGGACTCGGGTTCAAGCTGATCACGGCCGGGCCGGAGGAAACAAAGAACATCTCTCGCTTCGCGCAGGTGGTAAACTCGGTGGACGTGTTGATGGGGATTCACGGAGCAGGGctagcaaacatggtcttccttccTTCGAATGCAACGGTGGTGCAGATCATTCCTTGTTGCGGGTTGGCGGACGGATGCAGATACATCTTTGGTGAGCCAGCTCCTGACATGGGAGTAAGATACGTGGAGTACGAGATACGAGTGGAGGAGAGCTCCCTGGCGGAGCAGTATCCCAGAGATCATGAAGTTTTCAGGAATCCCATCTCGATTCAGAAGCAACAAGGGTTCAATGAATTCTGGAACATATTCCTGAACAAACAAAAGGTCAAGCTTGATGTGCCCAGGTTTAGGAGCACACTATCACAAGTTCTTCAGTCCATCAAGCATCAGAAGTAG